GGTGCTCAAACAGCCCGGCGAGCAGGCGATTCAGTTGTTCGACGAACGCATCTTCGAGAAGCTCCGCGGGCAGTTCGAGGACTTCGACGACGCCATCGAGCGGGGGACCTACCACACCGCCGACTCGGTCGCGGCCCTCGCGGAGCGACTCGGTGCCGACGGCGAGGCCGCCGCGGAGACGGTCGCCGCCTACAACGAGGCGGCCGCGGCGGGCGAGCCGGACGAAGTCGGTCGCGTCGACGGCGCGAGCCCGCTGGAAGCGCCCTTCTACGGGGCCAAAGTCACCGGCGCGCTCTTCCACACGCAGGGCGGCCTCGTCGTCGACGAACACGGGCGCGTCCTCCGAACCGACGGGAGCACGGTGGAGAACCTCTACGCCGGGGGCGGCACCGCCTGCGGCATCAGCGGCCACGGAGCGGGCGGCTATCTCTCCGGCAACGGGCTGACGACCGCGCTCGGCTACGGCCGCCTCGCCGGCATTCACGCCCGCGAATCGCTCGACTGACGCCGCGGCGGGGTCACGGCCCCGGAGTAGAACAATCGAAACGACTCGTTTTCGACTCAATTTGCCGACCCGTACTTGATTCGTTGCAGGAATATCCACAGAACGTGACAACACGAGTACGGGAGGATTTATTACAGTAGGCACTAACCTCGATACCGATTGCCATGGGTAAGACTCTCAAGTCTTCGACGAGCAACAGGCGACGCTTCCTCAAAGCAACGGGCGCGAGCGTCGCGGCACTGACACTGGCCGGCTGTGCGAGCGACGACGCCGGAAACGGCGGCGGGTCGGGCGGCGACTCGGGCGAGTCCGGCGGCGAGACGGGCACCGCGACGGGGACGCCCGAACAGTCCGTCGACGAGGTCGTCATCGGGTCGAACCACCCGCTTTCGGGCAGTCTCGCCGCGACGGGCGTCGGGATGAGCAACGCCATCAAACTCGCCGCGATGCGGAAAAACGAGGAGGGCGGCATCGAGTCGCTCGACGGCGCGGAAGTGACCGTCATCGAGGGCGACAACCAGGGCGCACAGGAGCTCGGCGGACAGGTCAGCGAGGAACTGCTCAGCGAGGGCGCGGACGTCCTCACCGGCTGTTACTCCTCGCCGGTGACGACGGCGGCGACGCAGGTCGCGGAGCGACAGGGTGTCCCGTTCGTCATCTCAATCGCGGCGGCGGACAACATCCTGCAAGGCCGCGACTTCAACTACGTCTACCGGCCCCAACCCCCGGCGCGCCGATTGGCGAGCGACTACGCGGACCTCGTGCCGTCGGTCATCCGCGACGACGGCGGCACCATCGACACGGCGGGGCTGTTCTACATCAACAACAGCTACGGGCAGGCGATTCGCGACAGCCTCCGCGAGTTCCTCCCCGAGCAGAACGTCGAAATCGTCGAGGAGACGGCCATCGAGTTCGGCGCGTCGAACG
This genomic stretch from Haloferax volcanii DS2 harbors:
- a CDS encoding ABC transporter substrate-binding protein, which gives rise to MGKTLKSSTSNRRRFLKATGASVAALTLAGCASDDAGNGGGSGGDSGESGGETGTATGTPEQSVDEVVIGSNHPLSGSLAATGVGMSNAIKLAAMRKNEEGGIESLDGAEVTVIEGDNQGAQELGGQVSEELLSEGADVLTGCYSSPVTTAATQVAERQGVPFVISIAAADNILQGRDFNYVYRPQPPARRLASDYADLVPSVIRDDGGTIDTAGLFYINNSYGQAIRDSLREFLPEQNVEIVEETAIEFGASNANTQVSRLRSADPDTIIATTYVAGGVLLAQALQDQDYRPPYLTASASATFTDDDAVSDIGEFANGVLDNNYALNPTVDKTAEVRSQFLDNYDQEFSASVGMSYTAAEVIIQAVEEAGSVDPDDINEALMGLSYEDHISAMGAIEFDDQGENVNALGPVNQVQDLSVRVVYPEEYAEAEPQV